In one Winogradskyella sp. MH6 genomic region, the following are encoded:
- the trmB gene encoding tRNA (guanosine(46)-N7)-methyltransferase TrmB → MGSKNKLKRFKENETFDNVFQPTRDELTSGNYSLKGKWREKVFKNENPLVLELGCGKGEYTVGLAKRYPNKNFVGIDIKGARFWRGAKTAIEEDIDNAAFVRTQIELIEYVFDANEVDEIWITFPDPQIKYKRTKHRLTNFQFLERYKKILKPEGLMHLKTDSEFMHGYTLGLLHGLGYEVLYANHNVYKLEGSPEEVTQIQTFYENQYLEKDKAITYIRFKIN, encoded by the coding sequence GTGGGAAGTAAAAATAAACTCAAAAGATTTAAAGAAAACGAAACCTTTGATAATGTGTTTCAGCCAACCAGAGACGAACTTACAAGTGGTAATTATAGTCTAAAAGGCAAATGGAGAGAAAAAGTTTTTAAAAACGAAAATCCTTTAGTATTAGAACTAGGTTGTGGTAAAGGTGAATACACCGTTGGGTTGGCGAAGCGCTACCCAAATAAAAATTTTGTAGGAATAGATATAAAAGGTGCCAGATTTTGGAGAGGAGCAAAAACTGCAATTGAAGAAGACATAGATAATGCAGCCTTTGTAAGAACACAAATAGAACTCATAGAGTACGTATTTGATGCCAATGAAGTCGATGAAATTTGGATTACATTCCCAGATCCGCAAATAAAGTATAAAAGGACCAAGCATAGATTAACCAATTTTCAGTTTCTAGAGCGTTATAAAAAGATTCTAAAGCCAGAAGGATTAATGCATCTTAAAACCGATAGTGAGTTTATGCATGGTTATACGCTTGGATTATTGCATGGCTTGGGTTACGAGGTGTTATATGCCAACCATAATGTCTATAAATTAGAAGGAAGCCCAGAGGAAGTTACCCAAATACAAACCTTCTATGAAAATCAGTATTTAGAAAAAGACAAAGCAATTACGTATATTAGATTCAAAATCAACTAA
- a CDS encoding acyl-CoA dehydrogenase family protein, translating into MKPDLFEAPDYYNLDELLSEEHKLVRDAAREWVKRDVSPIIEEAAQKAEFPTSIIGGLAEIGAFGPYIPEEYGGAGLDQISYGLIMQEIERGDSGVRSTASVQSSLVMYPIWKYGNEEQRQKYLPKLASGEWMGCFGLTEPDHGSNPGGMVTNFKDMGDHYLLNGAKMWISNAPFAQVAVVWAKNEEGRIHGLIVERGMEGFSTPETHNKWSLRASATGELIFDNVKVPKENLLPNKSGLGAPLGCLDSARYGIAWGAIGAAMDCYDTALRYSKERIQFGKPIGQFQLQQKKLAEMITEITKAQLLTWRLGVLRNDGKATSAQISMAKRNNVDMAINIAREARQMLGGMGITGEYSIMRHSMNLESVITYEGTHDIHLLITGLDITGLNAFK; encoded by the coding sequence ATGAAACCAGATTTATTTGAAGCTCCTGACTATTACAACTTAGACGAATTACTTTCAGAAGAACATAAACTTGTACGTGATGCAGCCAGAGAATGGGTAAAACGTGATGTTTCCCCAATTATTGAAGAAGCAGCTCAAAAAGCAGAATTTCCAACCTCAATTATTGGTGGTTTGGCTGAAATTGGCGCTTTTGGACCATACATTCCTGAAGAATATGGTGGTGCTGGTTTAGACCAAATTTCTTATGGTCTTATCATGCAAGAAATAGAACGTGGAGATTCTGGAGTACGTAGTACAGCATCTGTACAATCGTCTTTAGTAATGTATCCTATCTGGAAATATGGTAATGAAGAGCAACGTCAAAAATACTTACCAAAATTAGCCTCTGGTGAATGGATGGGTTGTTTTGGTCTTACTGAACCAGACCATGGTAGTAATCCTGGTGGAATGGTTACGAATTTTAAGGATATGGGAGACCATTATCTTTTAAATGGTGCTAAAATGTGGATTTCAAATGCACCTTTTGCACAAGTTGCAGTTGTGTGGGCAAAGAATGAAGAAGGTCGTATCCATGGACTAATTGTAGAACGTGGTATGGAAGGTTTCTCTACACCAGAAACGCATAACAAATGGTCGCTTAGAGCCTCTGCTACCGGAGAATTAATTTTTGACAACGTTAAAGTTCCGAAAGAAAATCTATTACCTAACAAATCTGGGTTAGGCGCACCACTTGGTTGTTTAGATTCTGCTCGTTATGGTATTGCTTGGGGAGCGATTGGAGCAGCAATGGACTGCTACGATACTGCTTTAAGATATAGTAAGGAACGTATTCAGTTTGGAAAGCCAATCGGACAGTTTCAATTACAACAGAAGAAATTAGCCGAAATGATTACTGAAATCACTAAAGCACAATTATTAACTTGGAGACTTGGTGTTTTACGTAATGATGGTAAAGCAACCTCAGCACAGATTTCTATGGCTAAACGTAATAATGTGGACATGGCAATAAACATCGCTCGTGAAGCTAGACAAATGCTTGGCGGCATGGGAATTACTGGCGAGTACAGCATTATGCGCCACTCAATGAACTTAGAAAGTGTGATTACTTACGAGGGCACACATGACATTCACTTATTAATTACAGGTTTAGATATTACAGGCTTAAATGCTTTTAAGTAA
- a CDS encoding MGMT family protein — protein MKPETLGFFEKVYEVARLIPSGRVTSYGAIAKYLGATKSARIVGYAMNNSSEKDVPAHRVVNRKGLLTGKHHFEGTNLMQQLLENEGVEVVDNQIQNFEALFWDPSKEL, from the coding sequence ATGAAACCAGAAACTCTTGGTTTTTTTGAAAAGGTTTATGAAGTGGCAAGGCTAATTCCATCAGGAAGAGTTACGAGCTATGGCGCAATCGCTAAGTATTTAGGTGCAACAAAAAGCGCTCGTATTGTTGGTTATGCTATGAATAATTCAAGCGAGAAAGATGTGCCAGCACATCGCGTGGTTAATAGAAAAGGACTATTAACCGGTAAGCATCATTTTGAAGGTACAAACCTTATGCAACAATTGCTCGAAAACGAAGGTGTTGAGGTTGTAGATAATCAAATTCAAAATTTTGAAGCTTTGTTTTGGGATCCTTCAAAGGAATTGTAG
- a CDS encoding Mrp/NBP35 family ATP-binding protein, which yields MKLNKKDILEALKTITAPGEGENMVDSGAVTNVVTFADEVIVDITIKNPSLQAKKKTEVDILQTIHKKVYEKAKIKVNVKVEAPSKPVVNEIKGKPIPGIQNIVAVASGKGGVGKSTVTANLAVTLAKMGFKVGILDADIYGPSIPIMFDVANERPLSVNVDGKSKMKPIENYGVKVLSIGFFTKPDQAVIWRGPMASKALNQMIFDAAWGELDFLLLDLPPGTGDIHLSLMQAMPITGSVVVSTPQNVALADAKKGVAMFQQDSINVPVLGIIENMAYFTPAELPENKYYIFGQEGAKNLAEDLEVPFLGEVPLVQSIREAGDIGRPAALQTATQIEEAFEEITRNVVQEVVNRNENLPATEAIKITTMAGCSAVKK from the coding sequence GTGAAACTTAATAAGAAAGATATATTAGAAGCCTTAAAAACCATAACAGCTCCTGGTGAAGGAGAAAATATGGTAGATAGTGGTGCAGTAACTAACGTTGTAACATTTGCTGATGAGGTTATAGTAGATATAACGATTAAAAATCCAAGTCTTCAAGCGAAGAAGAAAACAGAAGTAGATATTCTACAAACAATTCACAAGAAAGTTTACGAAAAAGCAAAAATAAAAGTAAACGTTAAGGTTGAGGCTCCTTCTAAACCAGTCGTTAATGAAATTAAAGGGAAACCGATTCCTGGAATTCAAAATATTGTGGCAGTAGCCTCTGGTAAAGGAGGTGTAGGTAAATCTACAGTAACAGCAAACTTAGCTGTTACGTTAGCTAAAATGGGTTTTAAAGTGGGTATTTTAGACGCTGATATTTATGGGCCTTCAATCCCAATTATGTTCGACGTGGCTAACGAAAGACCATTATCAGTTAATGTAGATGGTAAATCTAAAATGAAACCTATAGAAAATTATGGAGTTAAAGTATTGTCTATAGGATTCTTTACAAAACCAGACCAAGCCGTGATTTGGAGAGGTCCTATGGCTTCAAAAGCATTAAATCAAATGATATTTGATGCAGCTTGGGGCGAATTAGACTTCTTGTTATTAGACCTGCCTCCAGGGACAGGAGATATTCATCTTAGTCTTATGCAAGCAATGCCAATTACAGGGTCTGTAGTGGTAAGTACACCTCAAAATGTTGCTCTGGCAGATGCTAAAAAAGGTGTCGCTATGTTTCAGCAAGACAGTATCAATGTGCCAGTATTGGGTATTATAGAGAATATGGCGTATTTTACACCTGCTGAGTTACCAGAAAATAAATACTATATTTTTGGACAAGAAGGAGCTAAGAATTTGGCAGAAGATTTAGAAGTTCCGTTTTTAGGTGAAGTGCCTTTGGTTCAAAGTATTCGTGAAGCAGGTGATATTGGCAGACCAGCAGCTCTACAGACAGCAACACAAATTGAAGAGGCTTTTGAAGAGATAACAAGAAATGTAGTGCAAGAAGTTGTTAATAGAAACGAAAATCTACCAGCAACTGAGGCAATAAAAATAACAACAATGGCAGGATGTTCTGCAGTAAAGAAATAG
- a CDS encoding SGNH/GDSL hydrolase family protein: MKQLTTTLIIFILLSCAKNDDYEYIFNTSDDNPIGEINDSIISILSLGDSYTIGQSVCETCRFPEQLKDSLIISVDSQDFDLKVIAQTGWTTTNLVNAINSENIDSNYDLVTLLIGVNNQYQHKEFSLYESEFPQLVQMAINAVNGDKDKLIVISIPDYAYTPFGQQDFYFDTISAEIDQYNTYAENYCNSQDITYVYITDITRLGVEQPELVASDGLHPSELAYSKFVERILPHALEKID, encoded by the coding sequence ATGAAGCAACTAACAACAACACTCATTATTTTCATTTTGCTCTCTTGTGCAAAAAACGATGATTACGAATACATTTTCAACACTTCCGATGATAATCCGATAGGTGAAATTAATGATAGTATCATTTCAATTCTAAGTTTAGGAGATAGCTATACCATTGGACAAAGTGTTTGTGAAACTTGTCGGTTTCCTGAACAATTAAAAGATAGTCTCATTATTTCAGTTGACTCTCAAGATTTTGATTTAAAAGTTATAGCTCAGACAGGTTGGACAACCACTAATCTTGTAAATGCTATAAATAGTGAAAACATAGACAGTAATTACGACTTGGTTACGTTACTTATTGGTGTGAACAATCAATATCAACATAAGGAATTTTCATTATACGAATCAGAATTTCCTCAGTTAGTCCAGATGGCAATTAATGCCGTAAATGGGGACAAAGATAAACTTATAGTAATCTCTATTCCAGATTATGCCTATACTCCTTTCGGTCAACAAGACTTTTATTTTGATACTATTTCTGCCGAAATAGACCAGTATAATACTTATGCCGAAAATTATTGCAATTCCCAAGATATAACCTATGTCTATATTACCGATATTACAAGACTTGGTGTAGAACAACCTGAGCTAGTTGCATCAGATGGCTTGCATCCTTCCGAATTGGCCTACTCAAAATTTGTTGAGCGTATATTGCCACATGCCTTAGAAAAAATTGATTGA
- a CDS encoding tRNA1(Val) (adenine(37)-N6)-methyltransferase, whose product MEKPFKFKQFTVKQDCCAMKIGTDGVLLGAWTSVKNNPFSILDVGAGTGILSLMMAQRSYAEQIEAIEIDDDAYEQCAENFESSPWNDRLFCYHASLLEFVEEVEDAFDLIICNPPFYSEDYKTDNKSRDLARFNDAMPFKHIIYGVAHLLAEDGIFSIIIPKKEESEFIELASTIGLHPQRILHVKGNPDSDIKRSLIEFSYSKKDVEISELIIETSRHNYTEDYINLTKDFYLKM is encoded by the coding sequence ATGGAAAAGCCTTTTAAATTCAAACAGTTTACGGTAAAACAAGATTGTTGTGCTATGAAAATTGGCACAGATGGCGTTTTACTTGGTGCTTGGACGTCTGTAAAAAACAATCCTTTCAGCATTTTAGATGTTGGTGCTGGCACAGGAATTTTGAGTCTTATGATGGCTCAAAGAAGTTATGCTGAACAAATTGAAGCTATCGAAATAGATGATGATGCCTACGAGCAATGTGCTGAGAATTTTGAAAGCTCACCATGGAACGACCGTTTGTTTTGCTATCACGCTTCACTTTTGGAGTTTGTTGAGGAAGTTGAAGATGCCTTCGATTTAATTATTTGTAATCCTCCGTTCTATTCTGAAGATTATAAAACAGACAATAAGTCTAGAGACTTAGCGCGTTTTAATGATGCTATGCCTTTTAAGCACATTATTTATGGTGTGGCACATTTGCTTGCTGAAGATGGGATTTTTTCAATCATTATTCCTAAAAAAGAAGAAAGCGAGTTTATTGAATTAGCTTCTACAATTGGACTTCATCCACAACGTATTCTTCATGTTAAAGGAAACCCAGATTCTGATATAAAGCGAAGCTTAATCGAATTTAGCTATTCTAAAAAAGACGTTGAAATTTCAGAGTTAATTATAGAAACTAGCCGTCATAATTATACTGAAGACTACATTAATCTCACCAAAGATTTTTATTTGAAAATGTAA
- a CDS encoding glycosyltransferase, translating into MKRILVAPLNWGLGHATRSIPIINALIANNFEPVIASDGEALKLLKKEFPQLQALELPSYNITYSKKANSFKLKLIKDSPSLLKTINREKKVTESLIKSENISGIISDNRFGVRDKNIPSAFVTHQLRVLSGSTTWLSSKFHQKIINKFDECWVPDHRDAKNLSGDLGHIEGYESSIKYLGPLSRFEKQDLNKKYDLLVVLSGPEPQRSFLEVKLLDELQSYDGKICFVKGLIENEQRKTQINHITTYNFMASKELEKALNESDLILSRSGYTSIMDYAKLEKKAFLIPTPGQFEQEYLAKKFEEELVAPSCKQKDFKIEMLNEIENYSGFEDLQYDLNYKKLFNLF; encoded by the coding sequence ATGAAAAGGATTTTAGTTGCTCCATTAAATTGGGGTTTAGGACATGCCACACGAAGCATTCCTATTATAAATGCTTTAATAGCAAATAATTTTGAACCTGTCATTGCGAGTGATGGCGAGGCTCTTAAACTATTAAAAAAAGAGTTTCCTCAGCTTCAAGCGCTTGAGCTACCTTCGTACAACATTACATATTCTAAAAAAGCCAATAGTTTTAAACTAAAGCTTATTAAAGATTCCCCAAGTCTATTAAAAACAATAAATAGAGAAAAAAAGGTTACTGAAAGCCTTATAAAGTCTGAAAATATTTCAGGAATTATTTCTGATAATAGATTTGGAGTTAGAGATAAAAACATTCCTTCTGCATTTGTTACGCATCAATTGCGTGTGCTGAGCGGAAGTACAACTTGGTTGAGCTCTAAATTTCATCAAAAAATCATTAATAAATTTGATGAATGTTGGGTACCAGACCATAGAGATGCTAAGAACTTAAGCGGTGATTTAGGGCATATTGAAGGGTATGAATCTTCTATTAAATATTTGGGTCCGCTGAGTAGGTTTGAAAAACAAGATCTGAATAAAAAGTACGACCTTCTAGTTGTTCTATCTGGCCCTGAACCTCAACGTTCATTTTTAGAAGTAAAATTACTTGATGAACTACAATCCTATGATGGTAAAATTTGTTTTGTAAAAGGCCTTATTGAAAACGAACAACGCAAAACACAGATTAACCATATTACAACCTATAACTTTATGGCAAGCAAAGAGCTTGAAAAGGCTCTTAATGAAAGTGATCTTATCTTAAGCAGATCTGGCTATACCTCTATAATGGATTATGCAAAGCTTGAAAAAAAAGCCTTTTTAATACCTACACCAGGACAATTTGAACAAGAATATTTGGCAAAGAAATTTGAGGAAGAACTTGTAGCGCCTAGTTGCAAACAAAAAGACTTTAAAATTGAAATGCTAAATGAGATTGAAAATTATTCAGGATTTGAGGACTTGCAATACGACCTTAACTACAAGAAATTATTCAACCTTTTCTAA
- a CDS encoding NifU family protein — protein MSSEELKLNVEKALDEIRPFLQSDGGDINLLSIDDDKLVKVQLTGACTSCSVNQMTLKSGVEMTIKKYAPQIERVINVE, from the coding sequence ATGAGCTCAGAAGAACTAAAATTAAATGTAGAAAAGGCATTGGATGAAATTCGCCCTTTTCTACAAAGTGATGGTGGTGATATCAATTTATTATCTATAGATGATGATAAGTTGGTAAAAGTTCAATTAACAGGTGCCTGTACATCTTGTAGCGTTAATCAAATGACCTTAAAATCAGGTGTTGAGATGACCATAAAAAAATATGCTCCACAAATAGAACGCGTTATTAATGTAGAATAA
- a CDS encoding 2Fe-2S iron-sulfur cluster-binding protein, giving the protein MENQDVNITIIDRDGVTHKIEAPTDMAMNLMEVVRSYELAPEGTIGVCGGMAMCASCQCYVLSDTELPEMQDDEEAMLSEAFYVKDNSRLGCQIPITPELEGLEIELAPES; this is encoded by the coding sequence TTGGAAAATCAAGACGTTAATATAACAATCATTGATCGTGATGGTGTAACCCATAAGATTGAAGCACCAACTGATATGGCTATGAATCTTATGGAAGTGGTTCGTTCTTATGAACTTGCTCCAGAAGGGACTATTGGTGTTTGTGGTGGGATGGCCATGTGCGCATCGTGCCAATGCTATGTGTTAAGTGATACAGAATTGCCAGAAATGCAAGATGATGAAGAAGCGATGTTGTCTGAAGCGTTTTATGTAAAAGATAATTCTCGATTAGGTTGTCAAATTCCTATTACTCCAGAATTGGAAGGTTTAGAAATAGAGTTGGCACCTGAGAGCTAA
- a CDS encoding NAD(P)/FAD-dependent oxidoreductase, which translates to MITTDILIIGAGPTGLFTVFEAGLLKLKCHLIDALPQPGGQCSEIYPKKPIYDIPAYPEILAGDLTNKLMEQCKQFEPGFTLGERADTIEKQEDGSFIVTTNKGTKHKAPVVAIAGGLGSFEPRKPLIDNISDYEDKGVEYMIKEPEMYRNKRVVIAGGGDSALDWSIFLSDVASEVTLIHRRNEFRGHLDSVEKVQELKSAGKINLITPAEVVGLEGEGKIESVTVKQEAKVFKKECDHFVPLFGLSPKLGPIANWGLEIEKNAIKVNNALDYQTNIPGIFAIGDVNTYPGKLKLILCGFHEATLMCQAAYQIINPGKRYVLKYTTVAGVDGFDGTRKEAPKAVVKAIE; encoded by the coding sequence ATGATTACAACAGATATACTCATTATTGGTGCTGGACCAACAGGCCTTTTTACAGTTTTTGAAGCAGGTTTATTAAAATTAAAATGTCATCTTATTGATGCGCTTCCACAGCCTGGTGGTCAATGTTCAGAAATTTATCCCAAAAAACCCATTTACGATATTCCGGCTTATCCAGAGATATTAGCAGGTGATTTAACCAATAAATTAATGGAACAATGCAAGCAATTTGAACCTGGGTTTACATTGGGTGAGCGCGCTGATACCATTGAGAAGCAAGAAGATGGTTCTTTTATTGTAACGACAAATAAAGGAACAAAACATAAAGCACCAGTAGTAGCTATTGCAGGTGGTTTAGGTAGTTTTGAGCCTAGAAAACCACTAATAGATAATATTTCTGACTACGAAGATAAAGGTGTGGAATATATGATTAAAGAGCCAGAAATGTACCGTAATAAAAGAGTGGTCATAGCTGGTGGTGGAGATTCTGCATTAGATTGGAGTATATTTTTAAGTGATGTAGCTTCCGAAGTAACATTAATTCATAGAAGAAATGAGTTTAGAGGACATTTAGACTCTGTTGAAAAAGTACAAGAATTAAAATCTGCAGGTAAGATTAATTTAATTACTCCTGCTGAAGTTGTTGGACTTGAAGGTGAAGGAAAAATAGAAAGCGTTACGGTAAAGCAAGAAGCTAAAGTTTTCAAAAAAGAATGTGACCATTTTGTACCGTTATTTGGTTTATCTCCTAAATTAGGGCCTATTGCTAATTGGGGATTAGAGATTGAAAAAAACGCCATAAAAGTGAATAACGCGTTAGATTATCAAACAAATATTCCTGGAATTTTTGCCATAGGAGATGTTAATACCTATCCTGGTAAACTAAAATTAATTCTTTGTGGTTTTCATGAAGCTACCTTGATGTGCCAGGCAGCATATCAAATCATAAATCCAGGCAAACGTTATGTGTTAAAATATACAACGGTAGCAGGTGTAGATGGTTTTGATGGTACGCGAAAGGAAGCACCAAAAGCAGTTGTTAAAGCAATAGAATAA
- a CDS encoding metallophosphoesterase family protein yields MSSKTRLDRAYKNAPIISFDDTSKFILFSDCHRGDNSFADDFANNRNIYFHALKHYYNEGFSYCELGDGDELWENLSFDSILNAHKNVYMLMKQFHEENRLHMIWGNHDMVYRDPKYVEKTLSTYFDPKVGEDVELFCDIKYHEGIILKHEETNQELFLTHGHQADWWNYLFWRWSRFMVRILWKPLNVMGIADPTSPAKNYKELIKVERRTKKWITENNNLITIVGHTHRPRFPEPGEIAFFNDGSCVHPRSITGIEIEDGKISLIKWQIVTTEDGTLKIDRFLLEGPTPLIEYKTE; encoded by the coding sequence ATGTCTTCAAAAACCAGATTAGATAGGGCTTATAAGAATGCTCCAATCATTTCGTTTGATGATACGAGTAAGTTTATCCTCTTTAGCGATTGTCATAGAGGTGACAATAGTTTTGCAGACGATTTTGCTAATAATAGAAACATTTACTTTCATGCTCTAAAGCATTATTACAATGAAGGTTTTAGCTATTGCGAACTTGGTGATGGTGACGAATTATGGGAAAACTTATCTTTTGATTCTATCCTAAATGCTCACAAGAATGTCTATATGCTCATGAAGCAATTTCATGAAGAAAACAGACTGCATATGATTTGGGGAAATCACGATATGGTTTATCGCGACCCTAAATATGTAGAAAAAACGCTTTCTACTTATTTTGATCCCAAAGTGGGTGAAGATGTTGAACTGTTTTGCGATATTAAATATCATGAAGGTATTATTCTAAAACATGAAGAAACCAATCAGGAACTATTTTTAACTCATGGCCATCAAGCGGATTGGTGGAATTACTTATTTTGGAGATGGAGTCGTTTTATGGTTCGTATTTTATGGAAACCCTTAAATGTTATGGGTATTGCAGACCCAACAAGTCCTGCCAAAAACTATAAAGAACTCATTAAAGTAGAACGTAGAACTAAAAAATGGATTACTGAAAACAATAATTTAATTACAATAGTAGGTCACACGCACAGACCACGTTTTCCAGAGCCTGGCGAAATTGCTTTTTTTAATGACGGTAGTTGTGTTCACCCAAGAAGTATTACAGGTATTGAAATTGAAGATGGAAAAATCTCACTTATCAAGTGGCAAATTGTGACTACCGAAGATGGCACTCTAAAAATAGATCGCTTTTTACTTGAAGGACCTACTCCTTTAATTGAATATAAAACCGAATAA
- a CDS encoding LysE family transporter: MSITVVFFLGLFVALVGVIPPGLLNMTAAKISLKEGPGRGITFSSGVCLVVFIQTYLAAIFARYLSNRPDIVEILQRVAFVIFVLITIYFLVIARNQKETNVEEADVMSKQSRFFHGMLLSALNVFPIPYQAYMTITLSSFGWMNFEKTSIVTYVTGAAMGTFVMLYFYIFFFDKIKDKKFTSQKSMNYSIGIITGLVALVTLINILKEL, from the coding sequence TTGAGCATTACAGTTGTTTTCTTTCTCGGACTTTTTGTAGCATTGGTAGGTGTAATTCCACCAGGTTTGCTTAATATGACAGCCGCTAAAATTAGTTTAAAAGAAGGTCCAGGTCGTGGTATTACCTTCTCATCAGGCGTTTGTTTAGTAGTATTTATTCAGACGTATTTGGCCGCTATTTTTGCACGTTATTTATCAAACAGACCAGACATTGTAGAAATACTTCAGCGTGTTGCTTTTGTGATTTTTGTACTGATAACCATTTACTTTTTGGTTATAGCAAGAAATCAGAAAGAAACCAATGTAGAAGAAGCAGATGTTATGAGTAAGCAAAGCCGCTTTTTTCATGGTATGCTTTTGTCTGCCCTCAATGTGTTTCCAATTCCATATCAAGCCTATATGACAATTACCTTGTCGTCTTTTGGTTGGATGAATTTTGAAAAAACAAGCATAGTAACCTACGTAACAGGCGCTGCTATGGGAACATTTGTAATGTTGTATTTCTATATTTTCTTTTTTGATAAGATAAAAGACAAGAAGTTTACTTCTCAAAAAAGTATGAACTACAGTATAGGAATCATTACAGGATTGGTTGCTTTGGTTACGCTAATCAATATCTTAAAAGAGTTGTAA
- a CDS encoding sensor histidine kinase produces MQKKNIKKTYKFAFRTSLYVTIFTTLLVSVFLYYYHTFNWQVVFFPLICFSLCFVIIQYRVERFIYKRVKKIYDDLTLLESTSLRQQPITTDMGTLTKEIDKYARDKKIEIETLKVREEYRKEFIGNVSHELKTPLFTVQGYIDTLLDGGIEDEKIRKKYLQRASKGVERLTYIIKDLDMITKLEVGDLSLNKEKFDIVKLVQNVFELFEMKAAKKRITLTFDMEYPEPIMVYADVERIQQVLTNLIVNSIKYGREKGTTEVSIENLIKNKAIIRVTDNGEGIKKENLPRLFERFYRVDKSGSRKEGGSGLGLSIVKHIIEAHEEKMYVESELGVGSEFSFTLEKVE; encoded by the coding sequence ATGCAGAAAAAAAACATAAAAAAAACATATAAGTTCGCTTTTAGAACATCGTTGTATGTTACAATTTTTACAACACTCCTAGTGAGTGTTTTTTTGTATTACTATCACACATTTAATTGGCAGGTTGTTTTTTTTCCTCTCATTTGCTTTTCATTATGTTTTGTAATTATCCAATATAGGGTTGAACGTTTTATCTATAAAAGAGTTAAGAAAATATATGATGATTTAACGCTTTTAGAGTCAACAAGTCTTAGGCAGCAACCTATAACAACAGATATGGGTACATTAACCAAAGAGATTGATAAATACGCCAGAGATAAGAAAATAGAAATAGAAACCCTTAAAGTCAGAGAAGAGTACAGAAAGGAATTTATAGGCAATGTTTCGCACGAGCTAAAAACACCTTTGTTTACGGTTCAAGGATATATAGATACACTTTTGGATGGTGGAATTGAAGACGAAAAAATTAGAAAAAAATATCTACAAAGAGCTAGTAAAGGTGTAGAACGTTTAACCTATATCATTAAGGATTTAGACATGATTACCAAGCTCGAAGTAGGTGATCTTAGTCTAAACAAAGAGAAGTTTGATATTGTAAAGCTTGTTCAGAATGTATTTGAGCTTTTTGAAATGAAGGCTGCAAAAAAGCGAATTACACTTACTTTTGATATGGAATATCCAGAGCCTATTATGGTGTATGCAGATGTTGAAAGAATACAGCAAGTACTCACTAATTTGATAGTTAATTCTATAAAATATGGTAGGGAGAAAGGAACGACAGAAGTAAGTATAGAAAATCTCATAAAGAATAAAGCCATTATAAGAGTAACTGATAATGGTGAAGGTATAAAAAAGGAGAACTTGCCTCGTTTATTTGAGCGATTCTACAGAGTTGATAAAAGTGGCTCAAGAAAAGAAGGTGGCTCAGGTCTTGGGCTATCTATAGTAAAACATATCATAGAAGCTCACGAGGAAAAAATGTATGTAGAAAGTGAATTGGGTGTGGGTAGTGAGTTTTCGTTTACGTTAGAAAAGGTTGAATAA